CCTTACGGAGCACAACAACTCTTGGGAATGAAAAAGAACGAGAAAGAGTTTATGATACTATCTTCCGCCTGCCCTGGAGATGTGAATTGGTAGACTTCCTTTCTTTATCAAAAAGTACTAAGAAATAATAAGAACTCTGGTTATAGTTTTGTGATGTTATCTATGGATATGTACTCCTGGTTGAGCTGCTTGTATTTACTTTCAAAATAACCGTATAAGTTCATAGGTTTATGGGGAAAGTAAAGTAAAACTAAACCTTCCACCTAATTTATAGTAGACACCTATAgttgtattttttattgagGCATTCTACATTTGTTTTGTATCTTGAACGTGGAACGCAATTGCAGCTTATAGATGTTGGCTTCTTTGTCTGCTTCGattcatttctttcattattaactGTTATGCCAGCAAGGATCACGATGGCCATTTGGAGGATTCTAAAGACAAGGTTAGCCACGTTTCCTTAATTTTTTCCcttgtaataaaattttagtcGGCAATGCATGTGGGGAATAAAGTGATAGATTAATCTTACAACACCTGTTTCCTTAGTTTAGATTTGTGATGTAAGCACAGAGCAGTGCACATCTAGTACTACAATCTTAGAGTGCTTCAAATATCGTCATAAATCTTTGAATTCCAGAACAAACTTCCAAATTACCAGTAAGTTCAGCTGACACTCTGTGATAGAGGTCTTAGTTGCTAATTTGGATCTGGGTTCTGTTAGTCCCTGATTCAAACTTAGCTGAATAAGTTTGACCAATCTCTCCCTAATACAGAGTTTACATCTTCTTGTGCTTTGACTTTTTGTTATCCTTTTTAGTTCAACtcatgttttaaaatttgtgcaTGTATATCATGGTTTATAGTATTACATGTGGACTAATCAATGCGTATGACAGGCAGTTCAAGAGGCTATCAACAATGGAAATTTCAGATTTTGGATGTTTTCTCATTATGACCTGTGGAGTGGTTCTTTTGCAACGAACAGGCAAAGTGgttttctcatttcttttttgtattgttCAAGTTTAATATTATGCTAATTATGTTTTATTCGTCTTTTCAAATGTGCTGCAACAGATATCAGCTTAATATATCATATGATCCGTGGTCAAGGAACAATAAAGTTATATGTGGTCTACAATGTTTTAGAGGTGAGCATAAATTTATTAGTCTGGATCATGGTGAATAATTAGCTGTCCAAACTGTCAGATATCAACCAAAGTGAATATTTATGTGTTgttgagtttaatttttattcattattagGATATAATTTTTAGACTATAAACTGATTGAAACCACCCTAGATAGGATATGACCTTTACAGTAATTGTTTCtgaagtaaataattttttacccTATGCAGAAATTCATGATTGGATGAAAGTATAAAAGTCTCGGTGcattctaataaaattttatttatagggTTTATGCAAGCAAGATCTTGTGGTGACAAAGTAAAGGAATTTCAAAGAATATGGaatgataaaattttggtttgTAATTAATTTGTGAACCGTGAAACTCTGACATAAGATGAGATAAAATATTGCTGTATTTGGAAATTTTTACTATCTTCTTAAATAGCAGAATTGTATTGGGCTAGAGGAGATAATGAAAATGTGATGAAAGAAGTAGGATGAATGTTGTGTAAATGATATTGTAATAGCTTTTCGAAACATGCATATGGGTATTCAGTAGCCTTCTGGTATTTAAACATAATATTGTATCTTTTTGCTTTTAGTTTCCGATTGAATGCAAAAGTGTTGTGACTCGTAATGCTCAAAATGTTACTTATACTGTTAATTTGTGACTGATCTTCCAACTTGCAGATATTTGATAAACTATGTCAAAGTTTTAATGGGGATGTGTTGCAAACGTTATTTCTTTCTGCTGAAGGACTTGCGAATTGCCCCCAAGAAAGCATTCGATTCTGGATTTGGAGATTTGTTTCTGACCAAGCTTTAGCTGTGGTTGCTTCAAATATCcttcatttttgtattttttcccCATTTGTTTGATTACCTTTTATCTTCTGCGAAGGCAAATTAAGAAATAACAAAGTCGGTGATTTGATTCCTTGACTAGTCTTACTTGTTCATTCTTTTATCTTATTAGCTCAGGCAATCACTTTATCAACATGTATAGTTGCTCACAACAATGCTCTGTTGGCATTGCTGGTGTCAAATAATTTTGCTGAGATCAAAAGTAATGTGTTCAAGCGGTACAGCATGGATAATGTTCACAGTTTAGTTTACTTTGGTATGTTATCATTCTCATAATGgggtttttcttttctggatTCCTGCTTACTTGGTATGCGGTTATATACTCCTTCATTCAAATGTGGAAGAAGCCCTGGATGGTCTCATTTTCAGAATATTATTTGTGCTAGTTTTGACATTAGTTGATTTGTTTAGGGTTATATGCcgtaaaattgttttgatgtttgaattttaaagtGAGTGCCTTTTATTTTGAATGGGAATATCTCAATCTATAGGGTGTACGTGTATCCCTTTTATGCCTTCTTTGGCATCTTACCCCTGTTGTCACATAATTATGTTAAGGAAAAAGCTTTTTGCTTTTAGTGGATTGATTCAGTTGATATGGATATATTATTATTCAGAACAATAATGCAATGTCTTTTGCATTGACATGAAAATTTATACACAGcgattaactttaattttaggATAAATGTGTTGGTCCATATATTTTTTCCCAAACCTGGTTTTAGTCTATGCACTCTCAAATCAATGAATTTGTCCTCTATCTTTTTAGAATATGCCTTGATactttaatttagtatttagaGGGTGGTTGCTGTTTACAGCCCCAAAGTTGGAAGAGagattaaatttacatttttctgaattttgaggaataattcatatatatgaAAGTATAGGGATCAAACCAAGTTTGTCCAAAAGCACATGGACTAAAGACACATTTTCCCTTTTACTTTGCTCCATATAATTTATACTTGAGGTATATGGAATAGTTTGCTAGTATCTAGCGGTTAGGGAATTATGGAAATGCCTTTTAAGTCTTTTGCACAATAAAAAGTTAGTTGTGAAACCCATGCACCGAACATGGTATATTCATAAACTTGTTTGTCTGTCTTTTGAGTTCTTTTTAGTTTGAATTTAGACAAGGATTAGCAGGTTTAAATGTTTACATTAGCAGGTTTAAAATCATACTTGGGAAAAATGTATGGATTTTCTTTAAAATGTAATATGACAAACCCttttttgaattatagaaattcaattatactattaaaatcCATAACCTTAAGACATCCTATTGgttacttaaaattataatagataTATAGCTATAAAAATCTTGTCTCAGTAACTTACACCCATCAACCTCAATGAGAGGAGGAATAAAAGAGGAGGTAATTAAAACTAATACCGAACGGTAAGGCAGGGGAAGTGAGGCCGAACAGTGCATGAGAGGAGAAGTCGAACGGTAAGGCAAGGGGAAAGTGAGGCCGAACAGAAAGACAGGGGAAAGCGAGGCCGAACGGTGTAAGAGAAGAGAAGCTGAACGGTAAGACAGTGcgaagtgaggccgaacggtagaGGCTGACTTTTTTACCAATTAGGAAGAGGCGCGAGAATGAGATACTATAAATTGAACATATTGAGGAGGTTATTTTCTTTTGAGTATAGATTGAACATATTTTCTAGTGGAGGAAGGTAGGCTTCCTTGGGGGGAGTATACTTGTATTTTTGATACTTGaatcaataatacatacatacTTACTTTCAATTCTGGTGTTAGAGTGAAGTGAGAAGAGAGTATAGATTAGGTTATTTGCATAAAGTAACCTAACAgtctatgattattttttttttgttattttctggGGATTTGATCTCCATTATACATTAAAAGTGATATAATTTGTATGTAGGTTTTGCCATTTATTTACTGTTTGGTGGGCGGTGAGGAGAGGAGATGGATTTTAATAAAAGCTTATGTTTGATTCAGAAGTTTGGAGAGAAGGGAAgtgaaaatgaaaggaaaaaacatCACCAATTTTTTTCTCCTGTTAACCCCACCCTCTGGACCAAATGGCTCGTtagtatacatttttttaacgtTGTGTTAGTGTAAATTTCTATACAATGTATGTATATTATCTTAGCTGCGTAAAATTCTTTATCCAATTCCTTTTTACTGAAATGAGCAAGAGTAAAAATATTTGTTCTGCATTTGACAATTGCATTATTTAAAACttcttttttctcattttcctGCAAACTCTTACTGTATTTTATTTCCTCCATTTACTTATGATGACAAGCAGATTCCGTAGAGAGATTCCACATTTCATCATTTATCTTATTCGTCTTGGCTCAAAATATTCTGGAGGCAGAGGGTCCCTGGTTTCAAAGTTTTCTTATTGTAAGTTTGGAAATATTTTACCTCataatattaatgaaagatgtTTCGTTAATCCCGTTCCTGACTCATATTTTGGATGGTGCAGAATATCCTCTTGGTTTATGTATGTGAAATGGTTATTGATATTATCAAGCATTCATTCATTGCTAAATTCAATGACATTAAGCCCATCGCATACTCCGAGTTCCTCGAAGACCTATGTAAACAGGTATTCTGATTTCATTTTTGTGGACATTATCTATACAGTATGCTGGTTGTTTACTGCTAGGGTGTAAAAAACTGGAACCACTTTGATaacaaattgttatattttcattcaaatcTCAACTTAAAGCTGAAAACTTGAGTGAATTTATGAGCAACACAATTGAGTGCACGAAGACTCTCCATGATTCTACCATAAATGCCTTTCGAAATCCTTTGCTGGAAGATATGCTTTGATGGGAAAAGGTAGCTACGCTATTTTGTTACAGCAATATAGTTCACTTTCTCTAAAACAAATTTGGTCTTCACCTAATACTTGAGAGAGCTACTTATTACTTCGATAGAATGATGTATAACTTTAAGTCATATTATGACAATCAAATTGCATTAACATTTTGTTCCTGTTCATTGATGGAGCTTCTTTCCAAAGAATATACTCCTGACATTTGACTGCTCCATTTTGTAGACTCTAAATATGCAAACTGAAGGCGCAAAGAAAAACCTGACTTTTGTTCCCCTAGCCCCAGCATGCGTGGTAAGCATACGATTTTAAATGTCCATAtggtttttctgttttttagtTTACCGATTCATCATCTGTGcactttttccttttataactgGTTCTTAGGTTATACGAGTTCTGACTCCAGTATATTCTGCAAACCTTCCTAACAATCCCCTTCCATGGAGGCTTTTCTGGATTCTGCTTTTTTCAGCAATGACCTATGTTATGCTTACAAGCCTTAAGCTCCTCATTGGCATTGGCTTACACCAGCATGCCACTTGGTATGTTAATCGCTGCAGAAGGAGGAAACATCATTTTCATGAAGATTAGTTTGGAAGGGAAACAATACTGCTGTTTTGAGTTAACAT
This Vigna angularis cultivar LongXiaoDou No.4 chromosome 4, ASM1680809v1, whole genome shotgun sequence DNA region includes the following protein-coding sequences:
- the LOC108331931 gene encoding protein POLLEN DEFECTIVE IN GUIDANCE 1 isoform X1; its protein translation is MALRNGSRKISFEVLSVDGESESNEHSRRKRRHRASKRKKKLLDRADSVDPHIEPLENGGACNGFELDANRYSAGGGSVVYEEVREASVCAVVDAREAESEAPTAVRGGIEGFNFGKLRQRNVSCGSSDEFPTSVVRDEKEEGGVNASPVEKPTNEPDRNVATKLETVESLDWKRLMEEDPNYVFSVEKSPVTYFLEEMYNGNSLRSTTTLGNEKERERVYDTIFRLPWRCELLIDVGFFVCFDSFLSLLTVMPARITMAIWRILKTRQFKRLSTMEISDFGCFLIMTCGVVLLQRTDISLIYHMIRGQGTIKLYVVYNVLEIFDKLCQSFNGDVLQTLFLSAEGLANCPQESIRFWIWRFVSDQALAVVASIVHSFILLAQAITLSTCIVAHNNALLALLVSNNFAEIKSNVFKRYSMDNVHSLVYFDSVERFHISSFILFVLAQNILEAEGPWFQSFLINILLVYVCEMVIDIIKHSFIAKFNDIKPIAYSEFLEDLCKQTLNMQTEGAKKNLTFVPLAPACVVIRVLTPVYSANLPNNPLPWRLFWILLFSAMTYVMLTSLKLLIGIGLHQHATWYVNRCRRRKHHFHED
- the LOC108331931 gene encoding protein POLLEN DEFECTIVE IN GUIDANCE 1 isoform X2, translated to MALRNGSRKISFEVLSVDGESESNEHSRRKRRHRASKRKKKLLDRADSVDPHIEPLENGGACNGFELDANRYSAGGGSVVYEEVREASVCAVVDAREAESEAPTAVRGGIEGFNFGKLRQRNVSCGSSDEFPTSVVRDEKEEGGVNASPVEKPTNEPDRNVATKLETVESLDWKRLMEEDPNYVFSVEKSPVTYFLEEMYNGNSLRSTTTLGNEKERERVYDTIFRLPWRCELAVQEAINNGNFRFWMFSHYDLWSGSFATNRQNISLIYHMIRGQGTIKLYVVYNVLEIFDKLCQSFNGDVLQTLFLSAEGLANCPQESIRFWIWRFVSDQALAVVASIVHSFILLAQAITLSTCIVAHNNALLALLVSNNFAEIKSNVFKRYSMDNVHSLVYFDSVERFHISSFILFVLAQNILEAEGPWFQSFLINILLVYVCEMVIDIIKHSFIAKFNDIKPIAYSEFLEDLCKQTLNMQTEGAKKNLTFVPLAPACVVIRVLTPVYSANLPNNPLPWRLFWILLFSAMTYVMLTSLKLLIGIGLHQHATWYVNRCRRRKHHFHED